A single region of the Actinoplanes sp. SE50/110 genome encodes:
- a CDS encoding FxsB family cyclophane-forming radical SAM/SPASM peptide maturase encodes MYEHADQSWRTRPRVMSPEVIAAAAARVAEHARAWGIDSLAVVLHGGEPLLAGAAAIGTVTGAIREALGSTAAARFTVQTNGILLDEPMLEALLRHDVRVGVSVDGGRAAHDRHRRYAHGAGSHDDVVAGLDRLRGERYRHLYRGLLCTIDVRNDPVEVYEALLALGPPTMDLLLPHGNWTSPPPFRVPGDPATPYGDWLVAVFDRWYSAAPETDIRLFSSIITLLLGGASGYEATGLDPVDYVTIETDGAIEQSDALKTTADRAAATGLNVFDHTLDEALAHPGVRARQSGLASLAETCRRCPAVAVCGGGHYAHRFRAPADFANPTVYCADQRRLIDHIRDRVFADLRRALPAEVG; translated from the coding sequence GTGTATGAGCACGCCGATCAGTCCTGGCGCACCCGTCCCCGGGTGATGTCCCCCGAGGTGATCGCCGCCGCGGCGGCCCGGGTGGCCGAGCATGCGCGCGCCTGGGGGATCGACTCGCTGGCGGTGGTCCTGCACGGCGGTGAGCCGCTGCTGGCCGGCGCCGCGGCGATCGGGACGGTCACCGGGGCGATCCGGGAGGCGCTGGGCAGCACCGCCGCGGCCCGGTTCACCGTGCAGACCAACGGGATCCTGCTCGACGAGCCGATGCTGGAGGCGCTGCTGCGACACGACGTCCGGGTCGGGGTGAGCGTCGACGGCGGCCGGGCGGCTCACGACCGGCATCGGCGGTACGCGCATGGTGCGGGCAGTCACGACGACGTCGTGGCCGGCCTGGACCGGCTCCGCGGCGAGCGGTACCGGCATCTCTACCGTGGCCTGCTGTGCACGATCGACGTCCGCAACGACCCGGTCGAGGTGTACGAGGCGCTGCTGGCGCTCGGCCCGCCGACCATGGATCTGCTGCTGCCGCACGGCAACTGGACGAGCCCGCCGCCGTTCCGGGTGCCCGGTGACCCGGCCACGCCGTACGGCGACTGGCTCGTGGCCGTCTTCGACCGGTGGTACTCCGCAGCGCCGGAGACCGACATCCGGCTGTTCAGCTCGATCATCACGTTGCTGCTGGGCGGCGCGAGCGGCTACGAGGCGACCGGGCTGGACCCGGTGGACTACGTGACGATCGAGACCGACGGTGCGATCGAGCAGTCCGACGCGCTGAAGACCACCGCCGACCGGGCGGCCGCGACCGGGCTGAACGTCTTCGACCACACGCTCGACGAGGCGCTCGCGCATCCCGGCGTGCGGGCCCGGCAGAGCGGGCTGGCGAGCCTGGCCGAGACGTGCCGGCGCTGCCCGGCGGTCGCGGTCTGCGGCGGCGGGCACTATGCGCACCGGTTCCGGGCGCCCGCCGACTTCGCCAACCCGACCGTCTACTGCGCGGACCAGCGCCGGCTGATCGACCACATCCGGGATCGGGTTTTCGCCGACCTGCGCCGCGCATTGCCCGCCGAGGTCGGCTAG
- the fxsT gene encoding FxSxx-COOH system tetratricopeptide repeat protein, whose product MTSSSHGREPGQIVTFYSFKGGTGRTMAVANVAWILAANGLRVLAVDWDLESPGLHHYFRPFLADKKLRHSRGVIDMIRDFAAAAVDPTADPAEPEWYRRYADVEREAVSLTWRFPGAGRIDMLPAGQQNPAYSGTVSTFDWAAFYDRLGGEAFLHALRENMAQMYDYVLIDSRTGLSDSAGMCTVNLPDTVVNCFTLNEQSIDGAAAVAESIVRLSTRRPVRILPVPMRVEDAELFKLETGRDHARQRFEPYLRLDPDAATSYWGDVEIPYKPFFAYEEILATFGERARQEHSLLSSFERLTSIITAGAVTELPPMEERERRRWLAGFERQKPSINPNTVISYVSVDRTWADWIAGELEQIGQSVTLQEVELTDPAAGPGHDPRPAARLLVLLSHDYLLTPQSAALWQQAADRDLAAGDLVRIRIDNSRLPVSFARPQVREVDLFGLTEEQARPALLGAFDQPHLEPGAAGVRAGAQSGSRFPADTPPVWNPPQRNPTFTGRTRLLEELRDRLPISVTATAPQALYGLGGAGKTQIALEFVHRFAANYDIVWWIPAEQPALVRASLAELAEALDLPTASSTAEAVDAVLDALRRGEPYRRWLLVLDNADQPEEIRRYLPAGPGHILITTRNVAWGRYVSATEVPVFSRVESVGLIRRLVPAMSEADAEMIAAKLGDLPLVIEQAAAWLAATGMPAGAYSALLDTELPRMLRENPPPGYEHTPAGTWRLSLERIRADLPAAARLLEVCAFFAPEPIPMRLLYSGRFIELLQPLDPTLQDPLLIGRLVQEIGRYALARFDAGRNTIAMHRLVQTFIRSEMSPEDREQTGRDVHRILAATNPKEPDDPETWPDYRLIRPHMEATGVLSSPVAPVRQLVIDMVRYLWRIGDLQESQELGERALAAWRAAGGEDDLTTLWLRLHLANPIRSQARLAEALAIDEDVHRSLLSTVGPEHPYLVMSLSGRAADLKGLGRYPESLALDREALALATRTLGENAARTIFAMNNLGLSLRFNGDFRESAKMAERSYVLARQLGESRPYTLAMAANLGRSYRDLGQFAEAQRVLTRVLIKSTEVHGAGHAQTLAIVRILAVTLRKLGDLDQAEALTRDVRPKLERRLGRSHPETLACLNDLANLQSALGDDRTALLTAETALRHYESRLGVDHPSTLACRNNVAIFQRRLGDHAGAREISERVIARFRALLGPDHPYTLACLVNRGNELFDGGDLDGARDNDQDVCDRLTEALGEEHPDTIAARSNLAITLAARGDQETARELTRRVLAQSVRVLGAEHPNTTAIREGRRLNCDIDPPQM is encoded by the coding sequence ATGACCAGCTCGTCCCACGGCCGGGAGCCCGGTCAAATCGTGACGTTCTACTCCTTCAAGGGGGGCACCGGCCGGACCATGGCGGTGGCCAACGTGGCGTGGATCCTGGCCGCCAACGGGTTGCGGGTGCTCGCCGTCGACTGGGATCTGGAGTCGCCCGGGCTGCACCACTACTTCCGTCCCTTCCTGGCCGACAAGAAGCTGCGGCACTCCCGCGGCGTGATCGACATGATCCGTGACTTCGCGGCCGCGGCGGTCGATCCCACCGCCGATCCCGCCGAGCCGGAGTGGTACCGCCGCTACGCCGACGTGGAGCGCGAGGCGGTCTCGCTGACCTGGCGTTTCCCGGGTGCCGGCCGGATCGACATGCTGCCGGCCGGGCAGCAGAACCCGGCCTACTCCGGCACGGTGAGCACCTTCGACTGGGCGGCGTTCTACGACCGGCTGGGCGGTGAGGCCTTCCTGCACGCGCTGCGCGAGAACATGGCGCAGATGTACGACTACGTGCTGATCGACAGCCGGACCGGGCTGAGCGACTCGGCCGGCATGTGCACGGTCAACCTGCCGGACACGGTGGTCAACTGCTTCACCCTCAACGAGCAGAGCATCGACGGCGCGGCCGCGGTCGCCGAGTCGATCGTCCGGCTCAGCACCCGTCGCCCGGTGCGGATCCTGCCGGTCCCGATGCGGGTCGAGGACGCCGAGCTGTTCAAGCTGGAGACCGGCCGGGACCACGCCCGCCAGCGCTTCGAGCCGTACCTGCGGCTCGACCCGGACGCGGCCACCTCCTACTGGGGCGACGTCGAAATCCCCTACAAACCCTTCTTCGCGTACGAGGAGATCCTGGCCACCTTCGGCGAACGTGCCCGGCAGGAACACTCCCTGCTCTCCTCGTTCGAACGGCTCACCTCGATCATCACCGCCGGTGCGGTGACCGAACTGCCCCCGATGGAGGAACGGGAACGCCGGCGCTGGCTGGCCGGCTTCGAACGACAGAAGCCCTCGATCAACCCGAACACCGTGATCAGCTACGTCTCGGTCGACCGCACCTGGGCCGACTGGATCGCCGGCGAGCTGGAGCAGATCGGCCAGTCGGTCACGCTGCAGGAGGTGGAGCTGACCGACCCGGCCGCCGGACCGGGCCACGACCCGCGCCCGGCCGCCCGGCTGCTGGTCCTGCTCTCCCACGACTACCTGCTCACCCCGCAGTCCGCGGCGCTCTGGCAGCAGGCCGCCGACCGGGACCTGGCCGCTGGCGACCTGGTCCGGATCCGGATCGACAACAGCCGGCTGCCGGTCTCGTTCGCCAGGCCCCAGGTCCGCGAGGTGGACCTGTTCGGCCTGACCGAGGAGCAGGCCCGGCCGGCCCTGCTCGGCGCGTTCGACCAGCCGCACCTGGAGCCGGGCGCCGCCGGTGTCCGGGCCGGAGCGCAGTCCGGATCCCGGTTCCCGGCGGACACTCCGCCGGTCTGGAACCCGCCGCAGCGCAACCCAACCTTCACCGGACGCACCCGGCTGCTGGAGGAACTGCGGGACCGCCTGCCGATCAGTGTCACCGCGACCGCGCCGCAGGCCCTCTACGGTCTGGGCGGCGCCGGGAAGACGCAGATCGCGCTGGAGTTCGTGCACCGGTTCGCGGCCAACTACGACATCGTCTGGTGGATTCCGGCCGAACAGCCCGCCCTGGTCCGCGCCTCGCTGGCGGAGCTCGCCGAGGCGCTGGACCTGCCCACCGCGTCCTCCACGGCCGAGGCGGTCGACGCCGTCCTGGACGCGCTGCGCCGCGGCGAGCCGTACCGGCGCTGGCTGCTCGTGCTCGACAACGCCGACCAGCCGGAGGAGATCCGGCGCTACCTGCCCGCCGGGCCCGGGCACATCCTGATCACCACCCGCAACGTGGCCTGGGGCCGGTACGTCAGCGCCACCGAGGTGCCGGTCTTCAGCCGGGTGGAGAGCGTCGGCCTGATCCGCCGCCTGGTGCCGGCGATGTCCGAGGCGGACGCCGAGATGATCGCCGCCAAACTGGGCGACCTGCCGCTGGTCATCGAGCAGGCGGCCGCCTGGCTGGCGGCGACCGGAATGCCGGCCGGCGCCTACTCCGCACTGCTCGACACCGAGCTCCCCCGGATGCTGCGGGAGAACCCGCCACCGGGGTACGAGCACACCCCGGCCGGCACCTGGCGCCTGTCGCTGGAACGCATCCGGGCCGACCTGCCCGCCGCGGCCCGCCTGCTGGAGGTCTGCGCGTTCTTCGCCCCCGAGCCGATCCCGATGCGCCTGCTGTACAGCGGGCGGTTCATCGAGCTCCTGCAGCCGCTCGACCCGACCCTGCAGGACCCGCTGCTGATCGGCCGCCTGGTCCAGGAGATCGGGCGGTACGCGCTGGCCCGCTTCGACGCCGGCCGGAACACCATCGCGATGCACCGCCTGGTGCAGACCTTCATCCGCTCCGAGATGTCTCCGGAGGACCGCGAGCAGACCGGCCGGGACGTACACCGGATCCTGGCGGCGACCAACCCGAAGGAGCCGGACGACCCGGAGACCTGGCCCGACTACCGCCTCATCCGCCCGCACATGGAGGCGACCGGGGTGCTCAGCTCACCGGTGGCCCCGGTCCGGCAACTGGTCATCGACATGGTCCGGTACCTGTGGCGGATCGGCGACCTGCAGGAAAGCCAGGAACTGGGCGAACGTGCGCTGGCCGCCTGGCGTGCGGCCGGCGGCGAGGACGATCTGACGACGCTCTGGCTGCGCCTGCACCTGGCCAATCCGATCCGCTCCCAGGCCCGGCTCGCCGAGGCCCTGGCGATCGATGAGGACGTCCACCGGTCGCTGCTGAGCACGGTGGGACCGGAGCATCCGTACCTCGTGATGAGTCTCAGCGGACGGGCCGCCGACCTCAAGGGCCTCGGCCGCTACCCGGAATCGCTCGCCCTCGACCGGGAGGCGCTCGCGCTGGCCACCCGGACTCTGGGCGAGAACGCGGCGCGCACCATCTTCGCGATGAACAACCTGGGCCTGTCGCTGCGGTTCAACGGCGACTTCCGGGAGTCGGCGAAGATGGCGGAGCGGTCGTACGTGCTGGCCCGCCAGCTCGGCGAGAGCCGCCCGTACACCCTGGCGATGGCCGCCAATCTCGGCCGCAGCTATCGGGACCTGGGACAGTTCGCCGAGGCCCAGCGGGTGCTGACCCGGGTGCTGATCAAGTCGACCGAGGTGCACGGCGCGGGCCACGCGCAGACCCTGGCGATCGTCCGGATCCTCGCCGTGACCCTGCGCAAGCTCGGCGACCTGGATCAGGCCGAGGCACTCACCCGGGACGTCCGGCCGAAACTGGAGCGGCGGCTGGGACGCAGCCACCCGGAGACCCTGGCCTGCCTCAACGACCTGGCCAACCTGCAGTCCGCGCTCGGCGACGACCGGACCGCACTGCTGACCGCGGAGACCGCGCTGCGACACTACGAGTCGCGGCTCGGCGTCGACCATCCGTCGACACTGGCCTGCCGGAACAACGTGGCGATCTTCCAGCGCCGGCTCGGCGACCACGCCGGCGCGCGGGAGATCAGCGAACGGGTGATCGCCCGGTTCCGCGCCCTGCTCGGCCCGGATCATCCGTACACGCTGGCCTGCCTGGTCAACCGGGGCAACGAACTGTTCGACGGCGGCGACCTGGACGGCGCCCGGGACAACGATCAGGACGTCTGCGACCGCCTGACCGAGGCGCTCGGCGAGGAGCACCCGGACACCATCGCCGCGCGCAGCAACCTGGCCATCACGCTGGCGGCGCGCGGCGACCAGGAGACGGCCCGCGAGCTCACCCGTCGGGTGCTCGCTCAGTCCGTGCGGGTGCTGGGTGCCGAGCACCCGAACACCACGGCGATCCGCGAGGGCCGGCGACTGAACTGCGACATCGACCCACCGCAGATGTGA
- a CDS encoding TIR-like protein FxsC, producing MSDYYFFLSYARGDDWESVKQFFNDLSAEVRSYAGLPTSRNVGFLDVEMQVGEAWARTLVTALGNCRSFVALITPRYLQSEPCGREWTVFTERLTLLELDVPVLDPPPLIPLLWLPPPKLPPAIAARQYLNHRLPEAYAALGLRQIIRLQRYRDDYIEMVARLAQQIVAAYDVDPALPKNPATVPFEEIPSAFHTAGMTPPATGGPAHQVEFVIAAPSRADLSDHHHPDLPGVARDPRFYGEAPESWAPYRPALESSLADRARSVALNHRFQALVTDLDKLRRLGRDDDAVRLVVLLVDLWVTGLARHREALARFAAGGRDTTAAAVLVPAGQDDEQTLTHLHQLKATLSRVFGRRMNTRMDPPEFRSEIPSPAVFDAELGGILERSRNRMFRTDPVHRRPPGPSGQRPILRGP from the coding sequence TTGTCGGACTATTACTTTTTCCTCAGCTACGCGCGCGGCGACGACTGGGAATCAGTCAAGCAGTTCTTCAACGATCTGTCCGCCGAGGTCCGCTCCTACGCGGGGCTGCCGACCAGCCGGAACGTCGGTTTTCTCGACGTGGAGATGCAGGTCGGCGAGGCGTGGGCGCGGACCCTGGTCACCGCGCTCGGCAACTGCCGCTCGTTCGTCGCCCTGATCACGCCGCGCTACCTGCAGAGCGAGCCGTGCGGCCGGGAGTGGACGGTCTTCACCGAGCGGCTGACCCTGCTCGAACTCGACGTCCCGGTGCTCGACCCGCCGCCGCTGATCCCGCTGCTCTGGCTGCCGCCACCAAAACTGCCGCCGGCCATCGCGGCGCGGCAGTACCTCAACCACCGGCTGCCCGAGGCGTACGCGGCGCTCGGGTTGCGCCAGATCATCCGGCTGCAGCGGTACCGGGACGACTACATCGAGATGGTCGCCCGCCTGGCCCAGCAGATCGTGGCGGCCTACGACGTGGACCCGGCGCTGCCGAAGAATCCGGCCACGGTGCCGTTCGAGGAGATCCCCAGCGCCTTCCACACCGCCGGGATGACGCCGCCGGCCACCGGCGGGCCGGCCCACCAGGTGGAGTTCGTGATCGCCGCGCCGTCCCGGGCCGACCTGAGCGACCACCACCATCCGGACCTGCCGGGCGTGGCCCGGGACCCGCGCTTCTACGGCGAGGCGCCGGAGAGCTGGGCGCCGTACCGGCCGGCCCTGGAGTCGTCGCTCGCCGACCGGGCCCGCAGCGTGGCGTTGAACCACCGGTTCCAGGCCCTGGTCACCGATCTGGACAAGCTGCGCCGGCTCGGCCGGGACGACGACGCGGTCCGGCTCGTGGTGCTGCTGGTCGACCTGTGGGTGACCGGCCTGGCCCGGCATCGCGAGGCCCTGGCCCGGTTCGCCGCCGGCGGCCGGGACACCACCGCGGCGGCCGTGCTGGTGCCGGCCGGTCAGGACGACGAGCAGACCCTGACCCACCTGCATCAGCTGAAGGCGACGCTGAGCCGGGTGTTCGGCCGGCGGATGAACACCCGGATGGACCCGCCCGAGTTCCGCAGCGAGATCCCCAGCCCGGCGGTGTTCGACGCCGAGCTCGGCGGCATCCTGGAGCGCTCCCGCAACCGGATGTTCCGCACCGACCCGGTCCACCGCCGCCCGCCCGGCCCGTCCGGGCAGCGGCCGATTCTGCGCGGTCCGTGA
- the fxsT gene encoding FxSxx-COOH system tetratricopeptide repeat protein, whose product MEFSGRHGQIITFYSFKGGVGRTMSLANVAWILASTGRRVLTVDWDLESPGLHRYYSPFLPDRDLRQSPGVIDAVVRFEERAGEAQANGEELGPGEIRRLARIQEYATSLERYEFPRGGSIDFVPSGRQTPEYSHVVSNFDWETFYTRLNGERFLFDLADDMRANYDVVLIDSRTGLSDNAGICTVTLPDTVVNCFAYNNQSIEGAVAVANTIRRLRPDDIRIFPVPSRVEDGEAAKLNRRRALAQQQFREFVAALGHADPGKYWGQVEQPYKPFYAYEETLATFGDRPYQENDLLAAYERLAGELVGERCKLDEISEAIRLGWLAEFEQRGTINPGPALICYTPRDRIWAEWIAYQLRLAGQRSVLQDVNAAVDATEVLARSDCAIVLLSQESVRVPQLETWWRLTVRRDIPGHGRFLVPVRVDGFRPPEPFADREPVDMFNVPERAARDSLLARLDLRDTGSGHIGGLAGGPTPRFPFEPARVWRAPARNPGFTGRDATLEALREQLNASNAQTGPVVLQGIGGVGKTQIAVEYVHRFNADYDIVWWISADQPALVVTALADLARELGLPIAGSGRADEEVAAVLEALRVGNPSANWIVIFDNTEDPEQIRRFLPTGSGDVVVTTPGQEWSRTAWTLDINVFDRSESRALLTRRVAGLSDAQADEIAAKLGDLPLAVEQAATWLATTGMSAERYLALLDEQLPRILNEPPPPGYRHPAAETWRLSQGRLQQANPAAAFLVELLAVMAPEPIPTTLLDSPGMADALARYDPIFRDQLMRNSLVREVSRFGLARVDSAVHALRMHRLVQSVIISDLAVEEQRRRREQIHVILAKAQRGEPDDQASWPTYQGILTHLEPSGALDSDDAEVHQLAVDMVRYLRYRGDLAGGRRLAERAIGIWQDRLGADHLSLLRMRSELGNILEAHGEYRAALDIQQDTADRMIAQRGHTYPHALIALSGVAAAYVGLGQYQQAVDLAEQVLLHWQTTVGDSHRRTVIARNNYAFFLMLAGDFARSREISEQAVVASEDVLGPSARWTLLIRRNLGRCLRADGDLGRSENVLRETLAGCQNALDEADEYTLLTRKELAVTLRRLGHLAEARELAERAVAGFGATVGAEHPHTLACRLEVANIRAAQSEHAEARAEAAEVLAGYSRIRGESHPATLTVANTFGVLECLDGEVADARTRLEQTFTALEATLPESHPYVWIGRMNLASALFQAGEVQAAREADTVSLARLRERLHSRSHPAILTAGVNLVASRLAAGDRTGGEAQREEVLRIAGELFDEKHPLMVALRSGGRAFFDLEPLST is encoded by the coding sequence ATGGAGTTCTCGGGCCGGCACGGACAGATCATCACGTTCTACTCGTTCAAGGGCGGCGTCGGCCGGACCATGTCGCTGGCCAACGTCGCCTGGATCCTGGCCAGCACCGGACGCCGCGTGCTCACCGTGGACTGGGATCTGGAGTCGCCCGGCCTGCACCGGTACTACTCGCCCTTCCTGCCCGACCGCGATCTGCGCCAGTCACCCGGGGTGATCGACGCGGTCGTCCGGTTCGAGGAGCGGGCCGGCGAGGCGCAGGCGAACGGGGAGGAGCTCGGGCCCGGGGAGATCCGCCGGCTGGCCCGGATCCAGGAGTACGCGACCTCCCTGGAGCGGTACGAATTCCCGCGCGGCGGCTCGATCGACTTCGTCCCGTCCGGCCGGCAGACCCCCGAGTACTCGCACGTGGTCAGCAACTTCGACTGGGAGACGTTCTACACCCGGCTCAACGGCGAGCGGTTCCTCTTCGACCTGGCCGACGACATGCGCGCCAACTACGACGTGGTGCTGATCGACAGCCGCACCGGGTTGAGCGACAACGCCGGCATCTGCACCGTGACCCTGCCCGACACGGTGGTCAACTGCTTCGCCTACAACAACCAGAGCATCGAGGGCGCCGTCGCGGTGGCGAACACGATCCGCCGGCTGCGCCCCGACGACATCCGGATCTTTCCGGTCCCGAGCCGGGTCGAGGACGGCGAGGCGGCCAAGCTGAACCGCCGCCGGGCGCTGGCCCAGCAACAGTTCCGCGAGTTCGTGGCGGCGCTCGGGCACGCCGACCCCGGCAAGTACTGGGGTCAGGTGGAACAACCTTACAAACCCTTCTACGCGTACGAGGAGACCCTCGCCACCTTCGGCGACCGGCCGTATCAGGAGAACGACCTGCTCGCCGCGTACGAACGGCTGGCCGGCGAGCTCGTCGGCGAGCGCTGCAAGCTGGACGAGATCTCCGAGGCGATCCGGCTCGGCTGGCTGGCGGAGTTCGAGCAGCGCGGCACGATCAACCCGGGGCCGGCGCTGATCTGCTACACCCCGCGGGACCGGATCTGGGCCGAGTGGATCGCCTATCAGCTGCGCCTGGCCGGCCAGCGCAGCGTGCTGCAGGACGTCAACGCCGCGGTGGACGCGACCGAGGTGTTGGCCCGCTCGGACTGCGCGATCGTCCTGCTCTCCCAGGAGTCGGTCCGGGTGCCCCAGCTGGAGACCTGGTGGCGGCTGACCGTCCGGCGCGACATCCCGGGGCACGGCCGGTTCCTCGTCCCGGTCCGGGTGGACGGCTTCCGCCCGCCCGAGCCGTTCGCCGACCGGGAGCCGGTCGACATGTTCAACGTGCCGGAACGCGCGGCGCGGGACTCGCTGCTGGCCCGGCTCGACCTGCGGGACACCGGGTCCGGGCACATCGGCGGCCTCGCCGGCGGGCCCACCCCCCGGTTCCCGTTCGAGCCGGCCCGGGTCTGGCGCGCGCCGGCCCGCAACCCGGGCTTCACCGGCCGGGACGCCACCCTGGAGGCGTTGCGCGAGCAGCTCAACGCCAGCAACGCGCAGACCGGCCCGGTGGTGCTGCAGGGCATCGGCGGCGTCGGCAAGACGCAGATCGCCGTCGAGTACGTGCACCGGTTCAACGCCGACTACGACATCGTGTGGTGGATCTCCGCCGACCAGCCGGCGCTGGTCGTCACCGCCCTGGCCGACCTGGCCCGGGAGCTCGGCCTGCCGATCGCCGGCTCCGGCCGGGCCGACGAGGAGGTGGCCGCCGTGCTGGAGGCGCTGCGGGTGGGCAACCCGTCGGCGAACTGGATCGTCATCTTCGACAACACCGAGGACCCGGAGCAGATCCGGCGGTTCCTGCCGACCGGGTCGGGCGACGTGGTGGTCACCACGCCCGGGCAGGAGTGGTCGCGCACCGCCTGGACGCTGGACATCAACGTCTTCGACCGCTCGGAGAGCCGGGCCCTGCTGACCCGGCGGGTGGCCGGTCTCTCCGACGCGCAGGCCGACGAGATCGCCGCCAAGCTGGGTGACCTGCCGCTCGCCGTGGAACAGGCAGCCACCTGGCTGGCCACCACCGGCATGTCCGCCGAACGGTACCTCGCGCTGCTCGACGAGCAGCTGCCGCGCATCCTCAACGAGCCGCCGCCGCCCGGTTACCGGCACCCGGCCGCCGAGACCTGGCGGCTGTCCCAGGGGCGTCTGCAGCAGGCGAACCCGGCCGCCGCGTTCCTGGTGGAGCTGCTGGCCGTGATGGCGCCCGAGCCGATCCCCACCACGCTGCTGGACAGCCCGGGCATGGCCGACGCGCTGGCGAGATACGACCCGATCTTCCGTGACCAACTGATGCGCAACTCGTTGGTGCGGGAAGTGAGCCGGTTCGGGTTGGCCCGGGTGGATTCGGCGGTTCACGCGCTTCGCATGCACCGCCTGGTGCAGAGTGTGATTATCAGCGACCTCGCCGTTGAAGAGCAGAGGCGCAGGCGGGAGCAGATACACGTGATCCTGGCGAAGGCTCAGCGCGGCGAACCTGACGACCAGGCCAGCTGGCCGACGTACCAGGGCATCCTGACCCACCTGGAGCCTTCCGGCGCGCTCGACTCCGACGACGCCGAGGTGCACCAGCTCGCCGTCGACATGGTGCGGTATCTGCGGTACCGCGGTGACCTGGCCGGTGGCCGCCGGCTCGCCGAGCGGGCCATCGGGATCTGGCAGGACCGGCTCGGCGCCGACCACCTCTCCCTGCTGCGGATGCGCAGCGAACTCGGCAACATCCTGGAGGCGCACGGCGAGTACCGCGCGGCGTTGGACATCCAGCAGGACACCGCGGACCGGATGATCGCCCAGCGCGGCCACACGTACCCGCATGCGCTGATCGCGCTCAGTGGCGTGGCCGCGGCGTACGTCGGGCTCGGGCAGTACCAGCAGGCGGTCGACCTCGCCGAGCAGGTGCTGCTGCACTGGCAGACCACGGTCGGCGACAGCCACCGCCGGACCGTCATCGCGCGCAACAACTACGCGTTCTTCCTGATGCTCGCCGGCGACTTCGCCCGGTCCCGGGAGATCAGCGAGCAGGCCGTGGTGGCCTCCGAGGACGTGCTCGGCCCGTCCGCCCGGTGGACCCTGCTGATCCGCCGCAACCTGGGCCGGTGCCTGCGGGCCGACGGTGACCTGGGCCGGTCCGAGAACGTGCTGCGGGAAACCCTGGCCGGGTGTCAGAACGCGCTCGACGAGGCCGACGAGTACACCCTGCTGACCCGCAAGGAGCTCGCCGTCACGCTGCGCCGCCTCGGTCACCTGGCCGAGGCCCGGGAGCTGGCCGAGCGGGCCGTGGCGGGGTTCGGCGCGACGGTCGGCGCCGAGCATCCGCACACGCTCGCCTGCCGGCTGGAGGTGGCGAACATCAGGGCGGCCCAGTCCGAGCACGCCGAGGCGCGGGCCGAGGCGGCCGAGGTGCTGGCCGGCTACTCCCGGATCCGGGGGGAGAGCCACCCGGCCACGCTGACCGTCGCCAACACCTTCGGGGTCCTGGAATGCCTGGACGGCGAGGTGGCGGACGCCCGCACCCGGCTGGAGCAGACGTTCACCGCGTTGGAGGCCACCCTGCCCGAGTCCCATCCGTACGTCTGGATCGGCCGGATGAACCTGGCGAGCGCCCTGTTCCAGGCCGGTGAGGTGCAGGCCGCTCGGGAAGCGGACACGGTCAGCCTGGCCCGGTTGCGCGAGCGACTGCACAGCCGGAGTCATCCGGCGATCCTGACCGCCGGCGTCAACCTGGTGGCGAGCCGGCTGGCCGCCGGTGACCGGACCGGCGGTGAGGCACAGCGCGAGGAGGTGCTCCGGATCGCCGGGGAGCTGTTCGACGAGAAACACCCGCTGATGGTGGCGCTGCGCTCCGGCGGGCGGGCCTTCTTCGACCTGGAGCCGCTGAGCACCTGA